In Deltaproteobacteria bacterium, the following are encoded in one genomic region:
- a CDS encoding aldo/keto reductase produces the protein MRAAAAFFGGTGAERPDAGGVAMYAHGMETRPLGRTGIDVPVIGLGTWRVFNVRDTEGEARCEAVVTAALDSGARLIDTSPMYGESERVVALSLAGRRDRALVATKVWARTRAIGEQQIERALDWFERVDLYQVHNMLLYDAHMPYLEHLRDAGRVRAIGVTHYLPGEFPAVVDAMRSGRIDAIQVPYHPLERTVESEVLAVADELGIGVIAMTPFKSGELVAGAPPDGALEPLRPLGVRTWAQALLKWVLSDPRVTAVIPATSSPSRMAENAAAGQPPWFGPAERDYVRDLAVRCIAE, from the coding sequence GTGAGGGCCGCCGCGGCGTTTTTCGGCGGAACGGGCGCGGAGCGGCCGGACGCGGGTGGCGTTGCGATGTACGCTCACGGGATGGAGACCCGGCCACTGGGCCGAACCGGTATCGATGTGCCGGTGATCGGGCTCGGGACCTGGCGTGTGTTCAACGTTCGGGATACCGAGGGCGAGGCGCGCTGCGAGGCGGTCGTCACGGCCGCCCTCGACAGCGGGGCGAGGCTGATCGACACGTCGCCGATGTACGGGGAGTCGGAGCGGGTGGTCGCGCTGTCCCTCGCCGGACGGCGTGACCGCGCGCTCGTGGCGACGAAGGTGTGGGCGCGGACGCGCGCGATCGGGGAACAGCAGATCGAGCGGGCGCTCGACTGGTTCGAGCGCGTGGACCTGTACCAGGTGCACAACATGCTCCTGTACGACGCGCACATGCCCTACCTCGAACACCTGCGAGATGCCGGGCGCGTGCGCGCGATCGGCGTGACGCATTATCTTCCGGGCGAGTTCCCGGCCGTCGTGGACGCGATGCGATCGGGGCGGATCGACGCCATCCAGGTTCCGTACCATCCGCTCGAACGGACGGTCGAATCCGAGGTGCTCGCGGTCGCCGACGAGCTTGGCATCGGGGTCATCGCGATGACCCCGTTCAAATCGGGGGAGCTGGTCGCCGGGGCGCCTCCCGACGGCGCACTCGAGCCCCTGCGACCGCTGGGCGTGCGCACCTGGGCACAGGCCTTGCTGAAGTGGGTCCTGTCCGACCCGCGTGTGACCGCTGTAATTCCAGCAACTTCCAGTCCGAGTCGCATGGCGGAGAACGCGGCCGCCGGTCAGCCGCCGTGGTTTGGCCCGGCAGAGCGGGACTACGTGCGCGACCTCGCCGTCCGCTGCATCGCCGAGTAG